The following is a genomic window from Xyrauchen texanus isolate HMW12.3.18 chromosome 6, RBS_HiC_50CHRs, whole genome shotgun sequence.
GGGAAAATACTAAATACCACTGAACACTGacattttggagattcaaaaacTGCCTAATATACATAAATCTACTGCTCAGAAAGACTTTTTAACATGACAGTAAAAGTATTTCCAGGGAACTCTTGTTTAAGGGCCGAATTAATGCTTTAACTCATATATAAGTTACTAAAATACAAGTATCTAATCAAAGTCAATTAAGCAAAAAAAGATCATCTTATTTTTAGAGAACCCTAAAAGTTGAgaaaattatattcatatttaaaatcgATTACAGTGTAATTATTTTTGTGCATGCAGACCAAATTAATGGCTATAGTGAAAACTAGTTACAGTATATACTTTCAAATGTGCACTATTTACAAAATTTGAGGGGGTATCATTTATATTGTGTAGTGTCAGGAATGGCCCTGCTGTTTCAACCTTTCTACAGTTGATCatagaaacaaattaaatactACCGGTCACAGAATTCGGCTCTGCTTTGACAGGTTCTATCACCAGGCCTTGATCTTTGCCTGAAGACAAAACGAGAGCCTTTCTCGCTGTGTGGGATGGATGCTTGGCATCATTCTCCTCATGGGCCCTTCTTTTCTTCAAAATTCCAATCAGATCACTTGGTGGTGAGACTTTATTAGTCTCTatgcttttctttttctctctggaTCGAGAATACACATGCCGTTTGTGCCGTTTGCTAGTAGAGTTGAAGGTTAGATGGTTACTCAATCTTACAGCATATAGAGAATTGGAGGCACAAGACTTCTTTTTAAGAACCTGCAACTTCATCTGAAACTGTTTCTTGTCACGCATCAATTCTTTCAATAGGATCACTGGTGATTTTGATGATGTGGAAGTAGGTTTTCCCAGTTTCTTCAGATGGCCTCGAACATGATTAGACAGCCCAGTTCCAGTGACAAACCACTCCCTACAGAGTGGACAGACAAGCTCTGTCTGTTTGCAGTCAGTTGGCATCTCTGTCAGATTTTCAGTCTGGGTCTTGGATGCGTCCACCTCTGTTGGAATCAGAAAGCAACAGTTAAACCACATGTAATTTAAGGTAAGAAATATTATctgttctggaacttccaccagatttaaccactgaattaGACATGCCCCAtttttccaaaaccctgccctccaAAGACATTCATGCACACAAAAGGTCCTTGGACATCGTTGAGAGCGTCTCAATGTCACAcataaggaaaataaaataaacatacaatttgACGCTGAACTTGTATAGGTACTATAATGTTAGTTGTCTAATGCAACGGTCGTAAAAGTGTTATAACACAAACTGACAACTGCCTCATGCTCATATATGGGCTGCCTTGTAAACACGTAGAATGACTGACTGGCAGAAAGTGCTGCAGAGTCTTCCAATTGATAAAGAATCTGGCCATGACCAGCATCCAATATTTTTTCAGCTGTTTACAGAGCAGTCAGTAGTGGCCGTGCTGTTAGAATCTTAATACAGTTGATtatagaaacaaaataatacCTGTAAGTGAGTCTGTGTGGGATGAATGCTTAGTTTTGGTCTCTTCATCggcccttcttttctttaaaattcCAATCAGATCACTTGGGGGTGCGCTTTTATTATTCTCTTTACATTTGTCTTCGCTGGGTTGATTAGATGCAAAGGTTACTTTACCATTACTCAATATTATAGGATAGAAAGATCTAGAACCACGACACTTCTTTTCAAGAACCTGCAACTTCATCTCAAACTGTTTTTTGTCACGCATCAGTTCTTTCAATAGGATCACTGGAGATTTTGATGAAGTGGAAACAGGTTTTCCCAGCCGCTTCAGATGGCCTCGTACATGATTCGACAGCCCAATCCTTGTGTCAAACAACTCCATACAGAGTGGACACATGAGTTCTGTTTGTTGGTAGTCAGCTGGCAGCTCTGCCTGATGTGTGTCCACCTCTGTTAGAATCAAAAAGCAACAGTAAATCCACACATTATTCATTTTTAGTGcaagtggaaaaaaaaactagtgacaaataaagaacaaatatTTATTGATTGCCAATTAAATTTGATCAAATTGAATTAAAGCTCTGAGGTTTAGCATACTGATGCTCTATTCTGAATCACATCatactttatatattttctttacaatcAGAGTTCCGAAAGCTGAAGCTGCTTGTCTTTCATTCTGCCATTTTCCTTCTATGGCTAGAGAGGAGGGGATACAGATCTTTAGCCCAGCAACAAAATGTCTCTGCCATCATGTCCGTGAATTTGTGCTCCAACCACCAAAGGTCTAAGCCCAGGAAATTGGCATGTCTATTGACAGCCCAGTGTCTCTGGAGTGACACCCAATGCTAATTTTGTCAGAAATTAACTGctcatttatttatgaaatgtgtCACTGCATAGCTTTGTCTTTGGTTGCTTTTAACACAATCCGAGGAACAAGCATGCAAGCACAGGGATCTATTGCTCACAAATCTGGAGCATTTGGCAGTGCCACCAGAATTTAGTGGCACTTTTTCCAGATTTTTGCGGCCCAAAATTACTGAATTTGCTTCGTCTTTTCTCAAATTTTggggttgttttgcagtgaaaaatgtacaaatcttcaTTATATACCTTtgtaattgtgttaattacattgtaaatgcaattacatgtaatattttagtgcacaataactgaatatgcagttagcaagaaaaaaaataaataaaaataattacagcaAAAATAGGCTACAATACATTTAGGTGAAACCTGTGGGTACTGGAAGacccttaattatttttgttttaaaatgtatgccTCAGACAATGCAAGAAATCTTTGTTTCTTAGACATAGACTAAGTTTACAATAGAGGCacaataaatctgtaaactaaaaTTATCATTGAGGATTTATTAGGCCTGTTGCAATTATTACATTGTCTGCAATTGAAATCTGATATGTGGccatatacaaacaaatacaattaagagttcatatatttatatgtacaaaTTTAAATTCCACAAGTGCTTCAAATGAACGTTACATTTGCATATGCTATCTttgtcttattttgaaatatactgtatgtataagtgacctttttatatcagttaaaaaacatttattttcagcacATAAGTGTTCAGCATaaattgccattttcagattCGTAACCTACTGTATTGAGCACTTCAAATCCTTATCacattttactacacaactaatggggattttaagtgaatgttagggTTTCTGTGTATAAACACAGGTTTTGTGTCTCATTCGCAGCACTCAGGGTGCAGACTAAATGCTAGCTGTGATGTATGTGGCATATGTGCGGTCTGGAGTCCCACGAAAGTTCAGACAAAGATTTTGAGATGAGGTAGAGACGCTTACACTGTTACTGTGGAGATAATTCACAGTAAGTAACATGAAGGAAAGTGATGAGATTTCAGATGAATTTTTATTGAGGAAAATTAGTAGAAATTATTAAAATTGCAAGCCAACGCAAAAAAAATTCGGAAAAATGCATTCAACACAGGCCGGGATTCCCTGTACAACGGTCATCCAGTCTTTGTCACCCGGAACGAATGCATAATTTTAGTGAGGATAAATTTGTTTTAAGTCAGATATTCGTTGAATGCTCGACAAATGTTACTAAAGGAACCATCTGAAAGGTCGACACACTGTTCTAAAACGTTGCTGGCTTCCAAGCATTCATTAAATTGACTTGAATATTTAAGAATGAGTACTTAGACACCACTGACATTTTAGCACTGTGGATGGAAGTTTTTGGGTTCCATACTTATGCAAAGCAATGAAAGAGCTTCAGAGCATTTTCAGGCATAATTCTGCAGCTAAAACAAGGACTGTTTTGAGTACAATGTTTTTcaattataaattaacattaacagaaTAATGATATTATTAGGTAATTTCAGCTAAACATTCACCATCATTTTAAGTTTTGCACTGTACAATGCAGCTGATATGGTCAGTAGGCAAAAACGTTTTAGGGAGTGGCTTACaggaaatacttttgggaagttggCATGTCTTGTGGTGTGATATGCCATACTCCATCTAACACTTTCTacagcattttaacatttttgaTATTCATCACCACACCATGTTGCACTTcagtcagccaagaacagaaagttgaCACTACACCGCATAAGTAGATATACAGGTGTAGCTAATAAAGTGATCATTGAGTGTATATCCATGATTCAATACCCTGTTGACTAGTGCCATaactagggctggggcggtatggattttttctaaccgcggttgaaaagcaagatattcccgcggtatagcggtaaaccgcattaaatacattacattggatcagagaagtcccccaccccccccaccccccgacagactttggcgcacacatcagaagtcgcttttgatagacagactttaaatattgtcacctacatccgaagaaaaaaaacgagcacaattttaaatagtcaaattttcatcaagcagtaatttggcatgaactaatcactgtatagatttccttatttaagattattctcagatacattcgcattgaagatgggtcagacatgattttgacaactttattaagttttgttttgtagaaagcctttctttaacttaaaatttcgttttgtataaattgtatcttaattttaatcactgtttcattaactaattgcctggaattaataaataagaagcaaatatagcagacatataatcagcagcagggcgtggaagcgccgatgcgatctcttgctgcgtgagctctctcataaatgaaccgaaactcgcggctaggcctactgcctcacagacatgagaaataaatagaaatcttaaaatgcattttaaacaaaattcaaaacaaaatgataaaattttaggctacagtagcctagtagtcaggtttgccgatgtgcgttactatttatttatttatttttatccctgtgccaatcggaaacggacttcactgctgatattctggggatacaacatagccaataggctatagcctactagggactttagcctttaaaatatctttgctgcattggatcagtctcctttctagaacagccaagagctttctagcctcgcggcagcagcgccttgcatcgctcagaccttaaaacagtcagcgccgtggatgcggttttgaaaatgtatcaaaaaacgttggtgcggacagatgagttttgtgatgcggttgcggattaaataataatagcccatccgcgcatctctaatacaaatggaatgttattatgtgtcatggaacattgcgctccccaactcgcgaaaggtcggatttgctccatattttgacaagttttgtttagaaaaccttgaatccatgtaggctaatatcattagacataatccatagaatcaatgaatccatgtcattagacacaacgtgcacacatgtgcaggccaatgttttttttgtttttgtttttttgcggtgacgacggtgacaagctcagacccgcggttggagtcacgtgaccgcggtattgcggtaatcGTCCCAGCCCTAGCCATAacattacagtgaggaaaataagtatttgaacaccctgctattttgcaagttctcccacttagaaatcatggaggggtctgacattgtcatcgtaggtgcatgtccactgtgagagacataatctaaaaaaaaaaaatccagaaatcacaatgtatgattttttaactatttatttgtatgatacagctgcaaataagtatttgaacacctgagaaaatcaatgttaatatttggtacagtagcctttgtttgcaattacagaggtcaaacgtttcctgtagtttttcaccaggtttgcacacactgcaggagggattttggcccactcctccacacagatcttctctagatcagtcaggtttctgggctgtcgctgagaaacactgagtttgagctccctccaaagattctctattgggtttaggtctggagactggctaggccacgccagaaccttgatatgcttcttacagagccactccttggttatcctggctgtgtgcttcgggtcattgtcatgttggaagacccagccttgacccatcttcaatgctctaactgagggaaggaggttgttccccaaaatctcgcaatacatggccccggtcatcctctccttaatacagtgcagtcaccctgtcccatgtgcagaaaaacacccccaaagcatgatgctaccacccccatgcttcacagtagggatggtgttcttgggatggtactcatcattcttcttcctccaaacacggttagtggaattatgaccaaaaagtcctattttggtctcatctgaccacatgactttctcccatgactcctctggatcatccaaatggtcattggcaaacttaagacgggccttgacatgtgctggtttaagcgggggaaccttccgtgccatacatgatttcaaaccatgacgtcttagtgtattaccaacagtaaccttggaaacggtggtcccagctcttttcaggtcattgaccagctccttccgtgtagttctgggctgatttctcacctttcttaggatcattgaaaccccacgaggtgagatcttgcatggagccccagtccgagggagattgacagtcatgtttagcttcttccattttctaatgattgctccaacagtggaccttttttcaccaagctgcttggcaatttcccgtagccctttccagccttgtggaggtgtacaattttgtctctagtgtctttggacagctctttggtcctggccatgttagtagttggattcttactgattgtatggggtggacaggtgtctttatgcagctaacaacctcaaacaggtgcatgtaatttaggataataaatggagtggaggtggacattttaaaggcagactaacaggtctttgagggtcagaattctagctgatagacaggtgttcaaatacttatttgcagctgtatcatacaaataaatagtaaaaaaattaaacattgtgatttctggattttttttttagattatgtctctcacagtggacatgcacctacgatgacaatgtcagacccctccatgatttctaagtgggagaacttgcaaaatagcagggtgttcaaatacttattttcctcactgtacattcaCAATCTCAGACCGTTTTTTAAATCTCTTCCCTCGCATGTGTGAAGAGCATTCCGTAGCGTTTCACTACCAAGAATGGTTAGTGTCATTGCTTATGTTAACagactggttttaaccatgtcaTCCTCTCTCTTCTGCTACAATGTTACAAAGATTGCTATTTTCATTCGTCCACTAACTTGTCAGCTAGTGCCATTGTATCCCATTCTGGTCTAGGATCGTTTTTGTCTCTCCTCTTCCCAATATGTGTGAAGCAGAGCTATTCGTGCAATGTTTCACTACACGGAATGGCTAGTTTCATGGTTATACTAACACcatatatgttttatatcttGTCCCTCTCGCTTCCTATTTTACAATTTTAAGGGGAAGTCTTCTAAATGCTTCTTTTACTAACctatttgttataaaaaatataaaaatattatattatcgtGATAGTGGATTTGCCAGCAACATTGTCAATAATTTTTTACAGCATGCCTGACCAAAAGTGGTTGTGTTGTAGACCTTTAAAGAATGTTCCGTCTCTCTGTGATGATAATCTATGCATTGCGTTatgctgttttgtgttttaattGGGGTCATCTGCTCTAAGCTATGATATGccattttctgtttgtttcatgaacTAATAAGTgcaaatgtgacaaaaaacatgtATATAACTTAGGGACAATAGTTGCCATGATATAGCTTATAACATTATGCAAAATGATTATGGTAATCCCAATTCTGGTTCACGTAATATCTGCCAAACCATAAATAGAAGCAATTACGAGCTGATCAGATGGTCAACAGTCCAGAAGTTCAGATTCCAAGCTTTTAAACAACACCTATTTTGTTTCAAATGAGTAGTTTTTCACTTTTTAGCTAGCAGCTacagcttaaagggttaaaatgaaaaaagtaaaacttcagtatcagccacaatgagctgttAATAATCTGTTATCATATTGAATGAGAAATTACATATCTAATCctaacattctcagaatgttttaatgtctatttgtagatttgtgtgtGGATGTAGGAAAAAATACAGTGGGCAGCTAAACAATTTTATAGTGTCcagaaaaagaacagaaaaacagATATACATGATAGTCTATGATAAATAACTACACTTTAACAAAAATGTTGCTGTAAGCCCACAAGTATACACTAAATATTCACCAAGTAGCAAGTATTAGAGCCTACAgtcgaagtcagaagtttacataaaccttagccaaatacatttaaactcacaattcctgacatttaatcatagaaaatattccctgtcttaaatcagttaggatcactactttattttaagaatgagaaatgtcagaataacagtagagagaaggatttaagcttttatttctttcatcccaTTCCCAGTGGGAcaaaattttacatacactttgttagtatttggtagcattgcctttaaattgtttaattgggtcaaacgttttgggtaggtttccacaaacttctcacaataagttgctggaattttggcccattcctccagacagaagtggtgtaactgattcaggtttgtaggcctccttgctcgcacatgctttttcagttctgtccacaaaatttctattggattgaggtcagggctttgagatggccactccaattaccttgttgcccttaagccattttgccacaaatttggaggtatgtttggggtcattgtccatttggaagacccatttgtgaccgagatttaacttcctggcggatgtcttgagatgttgcttcaatatatccacataattttccttcctcatgatgcaatctattttgtgcaccagtccctcctgcagcaaagcacccccacactttacggttgggatggtgatctttggctagcaagcctcaacctttttcctccaaatataatgatggtTATTATGtccaaacagtaaaatttttgtttcatcagaccagagggcatttcactaaaaagtaagatctttgtctctatgtacacttgcaaactgtagtctggctttgttgtagtggttttggagcagtggcttcttccttgctgagcagcctttcaggttatgtccatataggactagttttactgtggatatagatattgtctacctgtttcctccagcatcttcacaaggtcctttgctgttgttctgggattgatttgcacttttcgcaccaaactacgagAAAGAATGCATCTCCTCcctgagcagtatgatgactgtatggtcccatggtgtttatatttgcatactatcattgtacagatgaacatggtaccttcaggcatttccTATGGATGAAcctgacttgtggaggtccacaattgtttttctgatgtcttggctgatttccccattatatcaagcaaagaggcactgagtttaaaggtaggccttaaatacATTTACAGGTGCAcgtccaattagcctatcagaagctaattggcaaattgcctaaaggcttgacatcattttctggaattttccaagctgcttaaaggcacagttaacttagtgtatgtacacatctgatccactggaattgtgatatagtcaattaaaagtgaaacaatctgtctgtaaacaatttttgaaaaaatgacttgtgtcatgcaaaaagtagatgtcctaaacgacttgccaaaactatagtttattAATGTGAAAGCTGTGGActggttaaaaaaatgagttttaatgacttcaacttaagggtatgtaaacttctgacttaaactgtatatcTTATTTTCAGCTTCAGATGGACCACAGGCCGCTCACAGACCAACTGATGCATATTGTACACAAAACCTTGTTGCTGCTAAATAATAAACTACTGAAAAATATTTCTAGACTCCAATCAAcccaaatcagttttttttttcttcaaataaatacataaatattatataatatattgaatataatatatgaaattaaacaacaataaaaaaggcatgttaaTCCTGCAAAATGACAGAAGTTTCAAAAAAGGCTTTGGTTCCTAACTACTAATTATAGTGATTCtatcaataaatgtaattgattaaaAACTCACTGCATAGATACAATGAATGCATTGCAAGTACATAAGAGAGACTAATACCTGACTCAAAAGCAGAAGGAAAGTAAGGACAAGAGTTTAGATCTCAAGCTCTGTGTCTGACTCACGTTTCACAGCTGGGATTGACTCAGAGTTGTCATCATAAACCTCTTCTTCCTTGACCGAAATCGTCCTTGGAGAACCATGATCTCTCTCAAAGTGATTACATGAGGCTCGAAAACGTCTCTTTGCCGGTCTTCTTATCAAACGTGCATTGACCTTAGGATCCTCTTTAACCTCACATTCTTCAGCACCAAGATCATGATTAGAATCACACAAAAAGTCTTTGTTGGATGTTTTATGGTTCTTTAAATTTTGTCTACATTTTGGAATATCTAAAAGAATATCATGTCCCTGCATATTGTGGAATGGTGTTGATGTTTTCCTTTTGGAGAGCGACTTTTTTAATATTTGCTTCTCCATACTTAAATTTTTGTGGTTGGAGGCTGACCTACTTCCAAAATCTTTAGAACAAGTGATGTTTCCTTCAAATTTAGAAGTGCTTTTTGCGTTCCTTTCTTTAGAATTAACTGATCTTTTCAGACAATTTGAAGGGGATGAACTCTTTTTAGTTCTAGATAATGTGGTTTCACAATCGAAGGAATCATGATTTAAGCATTTGCTTGTGTCAAGAAAACCTGTTGCATTGATTCTATCAGGACGCTGATGAGTGTTGCACTCTGAGGCGCTCTGGTTGCTGTGTTTCTTTCTGGATAAAAGTGTGTGAATTGATTTGTCAAGTCTTGATTGGCTTTGGATACTTTTTCTTTTAAAGGAGCAGGAGTATGAGATTGGATAATGTGCTGCAGAATTATTGTCTGATCTATCGACTTTGCGCAACTGAACTCCATCCGATTTCCAAATAGTCAGATCAGCATCACTGATACCGTGCTTATGAAGCAAATGACGTCTTAGTTCAACTTCATTCATTTCCACAAAATCACACTTATTGCAGCTATAGTAATGCTTGTCCTTCTCATGGGTCTTGGCATGTTTGACAAACGTGTTCGGACAGTCGGTTCCAAAGGAACACTGGGGGCACTGCAACCTTGCATCTTTAATTTTATGTACCTCATTTATTTCCTCCATAATTTTCTGTTCCTTTAACTGGTGAACATTTATGTGATTTAACAGTGAACTCTGATCTTGATAACACTGTCCACATTCCTTACATATAAATGGCCTTGAACTGGGTGTGTCTGTATTAATTGTAATTTGTCTGTATTCTTTAGATTGCCCTGTAAAACTTCTGTTACATGGAGAAAATGTAGGCTCCTCAGAGTCTGTTGTCAAATTTTCTCTAATCATTCCAAACTTGTGAGTCTTGCTAATATGTTTTTTTGCTGGTTTGGGAAAAAGGTGTTTGACTGCTTCAGCAGCTCCATTTAAACGCTTGGTAGTTTTCAC
Proteins encoded in this region:
- the LOC127644946 gene encoding zinc finger protein 644-like is translated as MSGLTESGKVEENDTSMSNVSQCLLNNLTISSMGTSSEQSLHCPQDTMALLDDHGDLLTTIGFMESICTDGPAKAAYVNGSTSPNISDEILLDISKNVPGFLPRSLHAQNSLTTNVQFEGHDPLRKEGEITIKQTLTAEDVENRGIWGFETESPESSLEIFDDGNDLSWDPQKEFLKFFWDDDNGLEMEGKLSPVASPINQKTRVPSPLSHERRKRKSKIVPKVDPSEDIYPNLDLNSKSIHQGEGSQTDCSPLKKIRSPRKPSKSRSPIVKTTKRLNGAAEAVKHLFPKPAKKHISKTHKFGMIRENLTTDSEEPTFSPCNRSFTGQSKEYRQITINTDTPSSRPFICKECGQCYQDQSSLLNHINVHQLKEQKIMEEINEVHKIKDARLQCPQCSFGTDCPNTFVKHAKTHEKDKHYYSCNKCDFVEMNEVELRRHLLHKHGISDADLTIWKSDGVQLRKVDRSDNNSAAHYPISYSCSFKRKSIQSQSRLDKSIHTLLSRKKHSNQSASECNTHQRPDRINATGFLDTSKCLNHDSFDCETTLSRTKKSSSPSNCLKRSVNSKERNAKSTSKFEGNITCSKDFGSRSASNHKNLSMEKQILKKSLSKRKTSTPFHNMQGHDILLDIPKCRQNLKNHKTSNKDFLCDSNHDLGAEECEVKEDPKVNARLIRRPAKRRFRASCNHFERDHGSPRTISVKEEEVYDDNSESIPAVKQVDTHQAELPADYQQTELMCPLCMELFDTRIGLSNHVRGHLKRLGKPVSTSSKSPVILLKELMRDKKQFEMKLQVLEKKCRGSRSFYPIILSNGKVTFASNQPSEDKCKENNKSAPPSDLIGILKKRRADEETKTKHSSHTDSLTEVDASKTQTENLTEMPTDCKQTELVCPLCREWFVTGTGLSNHVRGHLKKLGKPTSTSSKSPVILLKELMRDKKQFQMKLQVLKKKSCASNSLYAVRLSNHLTFNSTSKRHKRHVYSRSREKKKSIETNKVSPPSDLIGILKKRRAHEENDAKHPSHTARKALVLSSGKDQGLVIEPVKAEPNSVTDKSELNTKVCIHCNATFHSGVSLSNHLRAYEQRKKKALRDGTTYDCKQRKQRSRSGSKKKIHPLLHSQEEKYTLTCRFCDLVFQGPLSVQEDWIKHLQRHIMNTAVPHTGAGMVEVTSFPKDSCPNTDPHAQPSVMQICS